The region CGCAAAGCGCCGCGCTGGTCGCGAATCTCGAACCAGCGCAGCTCATTAATGGTCTGCTGGGCGCGCTCGATGGCGACGCGAATCGCTTCGCTGAAACTCTCGTTCGACGTTCCCACTACGGTCACGCCTTTGTACACGCCGTCTGCCATAATCATTCCTCCTATAAAGATAGTGACAAGTGACGAGTGACAAGTGACAAGAAAGAAGTGATGAGTAATGAGTGAGAGAGCGTTGCAGCAATACCGACACGCTCTTGTCACTTGTCACTCTTTCCTTGCCGTGCCGCGATAGAGGCTGCCGATGATGCGCGGCAGGCCGGGCATCAC is a window of Blastocatellia bacterium DNA encoding:
- a CDS encoding dodecin — protein: MADGVYKGVTVVGTSNESFSEAIRVAIERAQQTINELRWFEIRDQRGALRDGQIEYQVTMEVFFRLKASDSGEE